The Vallitalea pronyensis genomic sequence TGGGCAGAAAACTATATCAATAAGGCATTAGATCTTAGTATTATTGAGAAAGATCAGTTCGACAGCTATAAACGTCCAATAACACGTGAAGAAATGGCAAGCATAACAGCTCATGCGTTGGGCTATGTGCAAAAGACTAAGAATATTGAACGTAACTTTCTATTTATACAAAGGACTATAAAAGACTTTTATAACATTGCTGACAAATACTTACAGGACGTTATAGAAAGTTATTACTATGGATTACTTACTGGTAAGCCTAACGGATTTGACCCAAAAGGTTTAGCAACACGAGCCGAAGCTGTCACCCTAACATTACGGCTGATAGATGAATCCTATAGAAAGCCTATATACATACCACCAACCGTAACAGAGGATGACATAAAAAAGGATCAAGATGGAAAAATGTTCTTTGATGTAATACGTTTCAGAGATTACAAGAATGAAGATGACCGTATCGCTACAGAGATAAAACATCAATATAGAGTCTATGAATGTCCTAGTGGAGAGACTACAGCTTTACAACTTATGTATGCCCTAGATAAAGTGTATAAGGATAATACAGGGTATGTACACTTAGGACAATCGGGCAAAGATGAACACCCTTTAGGGGTAGGCTATTATTGTCTTGATTCTATTGAACATTCATATGATCCAGTAGAATATGTAAGACACTCAGAAGTTTCATTTGGTGTTAAACATAGTAAGCATGATACGGGTAGTTCATATAACATATCATTAAGTTATAAAACCCATGATATGACTTATGAGGAAAGATTTTATAAATACGAAAAAATGTTTGATACTATGCTTTGGTATTTGTATGAAGATAAGTATCAAGTTATGAAAGAGAAAGTTATTGAAATCTTACAACTAGCTGAAAATATGGACGTATATCAATATAACTACACCATTAAAATGAATGACAGAGAAATGTATGTAGAAATGAATCAAAACCACAGCGTAAGATTCTATATTTCTATAAGAGGTGGTAAAGTAGATCATTATTATCCAGTAGAGGAAAATGCACCTGACTTAAAAAAGAAAGCACCTAATTTTAGACTACAGGATATAGATGGGGAAATTCATGATTTAGTAGATTATGAGGGAAAGAAAGTATATTTAAGATTTTGGGTATCTTGGTGTTCCTATTGTATAGAAGAGCTAGATGAAATAAATAGCCTAGCTCAACAAGAAAATGATTTTGTTATATTGACAATAGTTCCACCAGGAAGTAGAAATGAAAAAAGCAAAGAAGAATTTATAAAATGGTTCAATAATCAAGATTATAAAGATATGATTGTATTACTTGATGCAGATGGTGAAGTGTTTAATACTTATAATATATCATCTTATCCAACATCTGTTTATATTGATTCTGATGGTATGCTAGTACATCAATCAACCCAATACAAAACTAATACTGAAATAAAAAAACTATTTGAAGATATGTAGGTGATAAGATGAAGATCAAAAAGATAGTCGTATTTACATTGGTACTTAGTATATTATTGACTAATATCCATCATAAAGCGTTCGCAGCAACGAACAGTAACCCTTTGAGTTATGAGGGCATATCGGGACAAATACCCTTTGAAACCTTATCTTTGCCCCCCGATTACAAAAATAAGCCTTATATTACGGTCAATATAAGTGGTAAAAATACCAAACTATGGTTTAACACAGAATTGTGGGTTGATAAAAACATTGGTGTTTATGGTCATTATGCTTATGTCCCAAGTAATGACTTTAAGAACTACACCGAGAATCCTGATCCATCCATTAAGACCCCTTATTATACAAGGGACGGAGTAAAGGGGGAGTACCGCTATCACGGGTATACGGTGGATGGAATTAGACACACAAATAAGTCTTTTCCAATCGACCAAGCATCTACAAGGCAATTGGAAGATAAAACATGGCAATATAGATACTGGTTAAATCCAGTATTAAAGGCTAAAAAAGATGGCATAGTTAGTAATTGGAATGAAGATGCAATTAGATGGCAAAACCAAGATACTCAACAATGGATCAATGATGGGATGAAGGATAACATAGACCTCGCAAACTCAATTAATAGGACAAATTCTAGTGCACAAGCGTATGATTACGCTAACGTGCTAACGCCATCCACACTATATAGCTATGGCGAAGCTAAAATGTGGCATCAAAACAATTCAGGGTATTGGTATCAGACCTTTACCCTTAACAAACGTGATGGGCGTAAGCAAACCCCTGTTACATTGGATATTAATATACTGGACAAGGGGAAACACATCATGAATGTTGGTAAGGACAGCATGAGCATTAATGTTGATGTAACGATTACATTAAAGGACGAAGCCTATTATGATGATATTATCGAACGTGAAATATATTACACTCGTAGGGATATTAGTCACTACAATTTAGACCTAAATGGCACTACATATAAATTCAATGGTAACAGTACCACCAATACATATAGCGGCACTGTAAACCTTGATATATTACGTAATAACATGTCAGATAATGGGGATTATGAAGTTAAGGGAATAGCAAGTGTTTCCTACGGAGAGCCAAAGTCTGACAATGCTTATGCTACAGATACAGACAAGGTTAATCAAAAAGAACCGATACCTAAATTTAACAAAAGTGATGATTTAAAATCTCTATTTGGTAGTGCAACATTAGTACTTTTTTCAGATGATGAACCGTTAAACGCTGATAAATTCAGTTATAGGGATTTATCTAGAGGAAGTATCACAAAATATAAGTTTGAGCTTATTGGAGAAGATAGCACAATAGTTACAAGAGAGTACAATACTTCATCCGTGAATAGTCAAACTGTAAATAATCTACTATATGATTTAGCTAAAAACAAAGGTGATACGTATGAAGTCACCTTAAAGCAAACTGTTTATAATGATTCTAAAAGTGATACGTATGAGAGAGTAATCATTGTAAAAAAGGCGTTTGAACAAAAAGAAATCATTGAGATAGATATTGATCTACCGGATAAAGTCTTTGATATAGAGACTTACGAAGCGAAAATAAACGGTATGGACCAAAAGGATATTGATAGATTAAAAGTTACAATAGACGGAACAGCTATTAATGTCACCGTACCCCAATTTTTCGGGGACGGGTTTAGTTTTGGAGCTATTGAAAGTAATAATAATACAGAAGTCCATCTAATAGAGGTTAGTGCCACCAGTGACGACGATATCAAGAGTTTTGTGCAACGGTGGGTTACGGTCTATAATACTAAGCCAAAAGCTCAACTTGCTCTACAGGGTACACAAAAAGAAAATCGCAAATTTGAAGCCATTAACACGTCTGATAATGCCAACGACCCATATTTGTTACAGCACTATCCTACAAGTTATACGTATCAAGTAACAGCTATAAACGGTGACATGAATAAATTCCATTATGAACAAATCGGTGAAAATTACACATTCCAAGGAGCGGAAGAAGGTATTTATCAGATTAGCTGTATAGCTACCAATAGATCAGGCAGAAGTAGCACATATAATCTTCCATTGGTTGTGATGAAAGACCACGTACCAGCCATGAGCTTTGATATTTGGAATAATTACCTTGCCAGGTCGGAAAGCTTATCTATGAATTTTGGTGTTGAGTCTATAGACGGTGACACCATCATTAACAAAAGGATTAAAATATTGAAGGACACCAACAAAGATGGTACATATGAAACAAGTATATTGGATACAGAGCTAACAGATAGCTTTACTTATACCCCAAGTGAATTAGGACATTATAGAGCCATCATATTGGCTGATGAAGCCTTTGGACAAGAAACTATTACCAAGTGGTTAGATGGTACAGAAAAGCGGTCAAATGAGATTATAAGAGACTTTTTTGTAGAGAACTTACGACCGTTGACAGAGATATACCTTGACATTCCTTTTAATTTTCCACAAGTGGATGTCATCATTGCCGTAGATAAAAATCTATCTGACAGTAACAAAAGTCAGATAAAAAGCAAGCGAATTGAATACAACAATTATTTACGTGAACAGGGTATAAACCCGACAATTGAAATATGGGATATGAAAGTATACCAACATTCTACTCCTGCATCTACTAGTCGCAATACTGGAAGTAGTTATCCATCAAGTTCGATATCCTATAGTAGCGGAGATTATTTTGGAACACTAACAAGATATAGTGTAGCAAATAACTCCTATTGGCAAGATTTTGGTTATTATACAACAGAGCAAGAATGCCATACAGAAGAAAGGGTTGTTGAATCTTGGACATGTTCTGATTCAAGGTGTGCCGACCCCTGGGGGTGTATGATGGGGACGGGTAAACCTTGGCATACGTGCGGAACAAGAAAAGAATCCGTTACAGTTTGCAATAACGTAACTGTTTGGCATTCGGATAATCGGCTTATTAATAATTATACAGGATACTATAGCGGTACAATTTACAAATATGTCCGTCAAGAGCCACCTATAAGTAGCTTTAGAACCAACTCCGATAAATACATCATTTATGTGTCGCAATCAGGAATAAATGTTACTGCATCTAGTGAGCATCAAAACAGGTTAAGTCCTATCAAAGAGTTTACGGATTTAGTTAATGAACATGATTTTGATGTAACTCTTATTGGCACTGATACCATTAAAAGTCAAAGTGTATACGATCATTATTTCGATACAACCGACATCATGGGGAATATTACAAAAGCATTAGATAACATCATAGGGGATAATTCTTTTAGTTCAGATTACCTTATGGAAGTCGGTCAATCAATTAACATTGAAACCGTAGAACTTGAAACAGAAGGGGACGGAATTAAGGAAAGCGGTTTTAAATATATCCACAATCCTAATTATTATGATAACTCAATGGGAATGTACAGTTATGCTGAAAGTACCTTTGTAGATGATAATAATTGGATAACCACTAAACCGAGTATACTGGATAAAAGTGGTCGGCTAGAAATGCACCATAAAGCGAAAGATAGTATATTAGGATATGAAGCAGAAGAATTATTTTCCAACATATTTAAAATATCGGTCAATATACACCGTAGACCAATTGCTGTCTTTTCTCTTGATTGGACATATGACCCCGTTCTGAAACATGTCAGAACAACTTGGGTTGATAGCTCGTATGACTTAGATCACCAGTACAGCGATCCCAATAAAGGGATTATTGATAGAAAAATTGTGTACTGGAACAATGCGTACCCTACGGAAAAATTTTATAAGATTCCAGATAATCTACAAACCGGAGCAACTTACACCATATCGTATACGGTGAAAGATATAGAGAAAACGTGGAGTGATCCAAACATACAGCAGATTACCATTGCTACAGTACCACCACCACAAATATTAGATGCGAAATTAAAGACAGAGCTAACAAAGTTCAATATCAATAGCGTTCCTGCATCTGAAAATCTTGTGTTGTACGATACAGTAACGAGATTTCCCTACAACCATCATTTAGAAATGGCATTATATAGTGGCTCAACTATTAGAACAACAAATAAGTCCGTTAGTCTCGTCCATGCAACTAAGAATGGAGATAATTATAACTGGAATAATATTACTTATAACGTACCTTCTACTTTACCCGACGGTAACTATACCTTTAAGTTATTGGCTATAGATGACAACAA encodes the following:
- a CDS encoding S-layer homology domain-containing protein, coding for MKKTLLAILIVTVTMNVLSIRATTLINFKDVPLSHWAKDNISKLVSLGVVNGYPDSTFKPSNNIHVDAFIKLTVKALGHTNIKNGDAYWAENYINKALDLSIIEKDQFDSYKRPITREEMASITAHALGYVQKTKNIERNFLFIQRTIKDFYNIADKYLQDVIESYYYGLLTGKPNGFDPKGLATRAEAVTLTLRLIDESYRKPIYIPPTVTEDDIKKDQDGKMFFDVIRFRDYKNEDDRIATEIKHQYRVYECPSGETTALQLMYALDKVYKDNTGYVHLGQSGKDEHPLGVGYYCLDSIEHSYDPVEYVRHSEVSFGVKHSKHDTGSSYNISLSYKTHDMTYEERFYKYEKMFDTMLWYLYEDKYQVMKEKVIEILQLAENMDVYQYNYTIKMNDREMYVEMNQNHSVRFYISIRGGKVDHYYPVEENAPDLKKKAPNFRLQDIDGEIHDLVDYEGKKVYLRFWVSWCSYCIEELDEINSLAQQENDFVILTIVPPGSRNEKSKEEFIKWFNNQDYKDMIVLLDADGEVFNTYNISSYPTSVYIDSDGMLVHQSTQYKTNTEIKKLFEDM
- a CDS encoding Athe_2463 domain-containing protein, which produces MKIKKIVVFTLVLSILLTNIHHKAFAATNSNPLSYEGISGQIPFETLSLPPDYKNKPYITVNISGKNTKLWFNTELWVDKNIGVYGHYAYVPSNDFKNYTENPDPSIKTPYYTRDGVKGEYRYHGYTVDGIRHTNKSFPIDQASTRQLEDKTWQYRYWLNPVLKAKKDGIVSNWNEDAIRWQNQDTQQWINDGMKDNIDLANSINRTNSSAQAYDYANVLTPSTLYSYGEAKMWHQNNSGYWYQTFTLNKRDGRKQTPVTLDINILDKGKHIMNVGKDSMSINVDVTITLKDEAYYDDIIEREIYYTRRDISHYNLDLNGTTYKFNGNSTTNTYSGTVNLDILRNNMSDNGDYEVKGIASVSYGEPKSDNAYATDTDKVNQKEPIPKFNKSDDLKSLFGSATLVLFSDDEPLNADKFSYRDLSRGSITKYKFELIGEDSTIVTREYNTSSVNSQTVNNLLYDLAKNKGDTYEVTLKQTVYNDSKSDTYERVIIVKKAFEQKEIIEIDIDLPDKVFDIETYEAKINGMDQKDIDRLKVTIDGTAINVTVPQFFGDGFSFGAIESNNNTEVHLIEVSATSDDDIKSFVQRWVTVYNTKPKAQLALQGTQKENRKFEAINTSDNANDPYLLQHYPTSYTYQVTAINGDMNKFHYEQIGENYTFQGAEEGIYQISCIATNRSGRSSTYNLPLVVMKDHVPAMSFDIWNNYLARSESLSMNFGVESIDGDTIINKRIKILKDTNKDGTYETSILDTELTDSFTYTPSELGHYRAIILADEAFGQETITKWLDGTEKRSNEIIRDFFVENLRPLTEIYLDIPFNFPQVDVIIAVDKNLSDSNKSQIKSKRIEYNNYLREQGINPTIEIWDMKVYQHSTPASTSRNTGSSYPSSSISYSSGDYFGTLTRYSVANNSYWQDFGYYTTEQECHTEERVVESWTCSDSRCADPWGCMMGTGKPWHTCGTRKESVTVCNNVTVWHSDNRLINNYTGYYSGTIYKYVRQEPPISSFRTNSDKYIIYVSQSGINVTASSEHQNRLSPIKEFTDLVNEHDFDVTLIGTDTIKSQSVYDHYFDTTDIMGNITKALDNIIGDNSFSSDYLMEVGQSINIETVELETEGDGIKESGFKYIHNPNYYDNSMGMYSYAESTFVDDNNWITTKPSILDKSGRLEMHHKAKDSILGYEAEELFSNIFKISVNIHRRPIAVFSLDWTYDPVLKHVRTTWVDSSYDLDHQYSDPNKGIIDRKIVYWNNAYPTEKFYKIPDNLQTGATYTISYTVKDIEKTWSDPNIQQITIATVPPPQILDAKLKTELTKFNINSVPASENLVLYDTVTRFPYNHHLEMALYSGSTIRTTNKSVSLVHATKNGDNYNWNNITYNVPSTLPDGNYTFKLLAIDDNNSNNKVQKDFNVTVKTPINLVGSVDDLTEGTPITITATTSKYANSVSLELYKGTSYSRTLTMNNTSTVGDIKTWEVTYTPNGVPEGNYTAEFTARTPNGNIERVSNNFRLNQLAILSMNIWGEWNYWRGQVNLFGKQLLNMPHRFLSYEKVHIETEIKGNPDQVYVRFSPELEAMIFTNQYGHTYSYSDHIGYTVNFPLNMTSSDGETYKVEYILPLAESTMNDEDTRLGGQYWVEVTAVKGSTTKTMRITDIDITGNTLDKIYIQPE